One stretch of Paenibacillus sp. AN1007 DNA includes these proteins:
- a CDS encoding ImmA/IrrE family metallo-endopeptidase produces MDDIVTKLIRKHRTNCPFSIARAVGIQIRFANLGSSTKGLYFRKLRRRFIVIHNDLPPEWQRFVCAHELGHDRLHKGINRFFLEEHSYFAPGKLERQANRFAIQLLTAGIVPERDESLEKFCLRTGLPREAQHFFYMF; encoded by the coding sequence ATGGATGACATCGTAACCAAGCTGATTCGAAAACACCGGACCAATTGTCCGTTCAGCATTGCCCGTGCTGTAGGCATACAGATTCGTTTTGCCAATCTCGGCAGCTCTACCAAAGGGCTGTATTTCCGCAAACTTCGCCGCAGATTTATCGTGATACACAATGATTTACCGCCCGAATGGCAGCGATTTGTATGTGCGCATGAACTGGGTCATGACAGGCTGCACAAAGGCATTAACCGTTTCTTTCTGGAGGAGCATTCCTACTTCGCCCCAGGCAAGCTGGAGAGGCAGGCCAATCGATTTGCCATTCAATTGTTGACGGCCGGAATTGTTCCCGAGCGGGACGAATCCCTTGAGAAATTTTGTCTGCGCACCGGACTGCCGCGTGAAGCGCAGCATTTTTTTTACATGTTTTAA
- a CDS encoding ArpU family phage packaging/lysis transcriptional regulator, whose product MELMLPELDRRKTQAAVEAALEKYRIYKTIAFEEREVQVTASYTERLHGTVNVTSDSTARTAIFNVDVQRARQAYCETMDHIVSRLSEKERVLVTERYMKDDDVFDYKIYNHVFDPPVSKDTYTKIRTRAFYKMALALSDRGLINMEPLSLKRKERQKLG is encoded by the coding sequence ATGGAATTGATGTTACCGGAATTGGACCGTCGTAAAACGCAGGCAGCTGTTGAAGCTGCATTGGAAAAGTATCGGATTTACAAAACAATTGCGTTTGAAGAACGAGAGGTGCAGGTAACGGCAAGTTACACGGAACGTTTGCATGGTACTGTCAATGTGACCAGTGATTCCACGGCAAGAACTGCAATCTTTAATGTGGATGTGCAGCGTGCACGTCAGGCTTACTGCGAGACAATGGACCATATCGTGTCCAGGCTCAGCGAAAAAGAACGTGTGCTTGTGACGGAGCGGTATATGAAGGACGATGATGTGTTTGACTATAAAATATATAACCATGTCTTTGATCCACCGGTAAGCAAGGATACGTACACCAAAATTCGAACGCGTGCTTTCTATAAAATGGCGCTGGCCTTGTCTGATCGCGGGCTGATTAATATGGAACCTTTATCATTGAAGAGAAAAGAGCGGCAAAAGCTCGGCTGA
- a CDS encoding helix-turn-helix domain-containing protein: MVEHAFGPYMKQLREQQGFSINQLAEAAGISNSQISRIENGVRGVPKPATIRKIADALAVPYTDMMKQAGYIETGSEEAYQDVPEWATYKDRRDFKKMLEDEDDLMFDGIPLDEEDKKRIKDVLTGLFWEAKQMNKRKKPDESDQRP, from the coding sequence ATTGTGGAGCACGCTTTTGGTCCTTATATGAAGCAGCTGCGAGAGCAGCAGGGATTCAGCATCAACCAGCTAGCCGAAGCAGCCGGAATAAGCAATTCCCAGATTTCACGTATTGAAAATGGTGTGCGCGGCGTACCCAAACCAGCGACCATCCGCAAAATTGCCGATGCCCTGGCTGTACCTTATACGGATATGATGAAACAGGCGGGATACATCGAAACAGGCAGTGAAGAAGCCTATCAGGATGTTCCGGAATGGGCTACGTACAAAGACCGGCGGGATTTCAAAAAAATGCTGGAAGATGAAGACGACCTGATGTTTGACGGCATTCCGCTGGATGAAGAGGACAAGAAACGAATCAAGGACGTGCTGACAGGTTTGTTCTGGGAAGCAAAGCAGATGAACAAACGCAAAAAGCCAGACGAATCGGACCAGCGCCCATGA
- a CDS encoding 5'-nucleotidase C-terminal domain-containing protein: MKNWKHIVSLLLTVCLLFSSVGIAAAADSAPGTGKHITILHTNDMHARAVEQSPAMGFAKTAGIVDNYRSKNPNTLLLDAGDAVHGTTFATLVRGESIAKVMNEIGYQAMVPGNHEFNYGSDRLVELANMMNFPMLSANVKKKDGTRLFEPYLIKEVDGVKVGIIALTTPETMYKTNPKNVEGLQITDPSAEAKTLVNEIRGKVDVVVVLGHLGQDASSTDTSFKVVKEVPGIDVFIDGHSHTVLKDGLVSDHGTLIASAGEYTNYVGVIDLWVDGGKVTKKTAALIDETKAKEIKPNEKVAALVSSIQKEQEPILKEEVANTAVLLDGKREQVRAGETNLGDLLADAIRDVSKADIALTNGGGIRSSIEKGIVTKGDVITVLPFGNQVVTLDVKGSDVLAALENGVGSYPEPSGGFPQVSGITFKIDAAAPEGSRVHSVMIGDKALDPAATYTLATNDFTAVGGDEYTMFAKYPTTGMYGALDEALINYMQKLGAVDMQTDGRISEGDKSAAQPEETPITEIPAPVPTPEPTKPQPEKPKPEKPVKPAPDKPTPAPAKLHIVKSGESLYSISKQYGTTWQALQKLNKIKNPHRIYPGQTLKLPAAS; encoded by the coding sequence ATGAAAAACTGGAAACACATTGTTTCACTTCTGCTAACGGTTTGCTTACTGTTCAGCAGTGTAGGCATTGCGGCAGCAGCAGATTCCGCTCCAGGCACAGGCAAACATATTACGATCCTACATACGAATGACATGCATGCTCGTGCAGTTGAGCAATCCCCTGCCATGGGGTTCGCCAAAACTGCGGGCATCGTGGACAACTATCGCAGTAAAAATCCAAACACGCTCCTGCTGGATGCAGGCGATGCCGTACACGGCACCACTTTTGCCACACTTGTCAGAGGTGAGAGCATTGCAAAGGTCATGAACGAAATCGGCTATCAAGCGATGGTACCCGGTAACCATGAGTTCAACTATGGCTCCGATCGTCTCGTTGAACTGGCAAACATGATGAACTTCCCTATGCTCAGCGCGAATGTGAAGAAAAAAGATGGAACTCGTCTCTTCGAGCCGTACCTTATTAAAGAAGTAGATGGTGTGAAGGTCGGAATTATCGCCCTGACCACTCCGGAAACGATGTACAAAACAAATCCTAAAAATGTAGAAGGTTTGCAGATAACAGATCCTTCCGCTGAAGCCAAAACACTTGTGAATGAAATTCGCGGTAAAGTGGATGTTGTCGTGGTGCTTGGACACCTTGGACAAGATGCTTCCAGTACCGATACCAGCTTCAAAGTTGTCAAAGAGGTGCCCGGCATCGATGTTTTCATTGATGGACATAGTCATACGGTACTGAAGGACGGCCTTGTATCAGATCACGGCACATTGATCGCAAGTGCAGGTGAATACACGAACTATGTGGGTGTCATTGATCTGTGGGTAGACGGCGGCAAAGTTACGAAGAAAACGGCAGCGTTAATCGACGAAACCAAAGCCAAAGAAATCAAACCAAACGAGAAGGTTGCAGCTCTCGTAAGCTCCATTCAAAAAGAACAAGAACCCATCCTGAAAGAAGAAGTAGCGAATACCGCTGTTCTGCTGGATGGTAAACGTGAACAAGTACGTGCAGGCGAAACCAACCTGGGCGATCTGCTGGCGGATGCAATCCGTGATGTCAGCAAAGCCGATATCGCTTTGACCAACGGCGGCGGAATCCGTTCTTCGATTGAAAAAGGCATCGTGACCAAAGGTGATGTTATTACGGTTCTTCCTTTTGGAAATCAAGTGGTGACCCTTGATGTAAAAGGCTCCGATGTCCTTGCAGCATTGGAAAACGGTGTGGGTTCTTACCCTGAACCAAGCGGTGGATTCCCGCAGGTGTCCGGAATCACATTCAAAATTGATGCTGCGGCTCCAGAAGGCAGTCGTGTGCACTCCGTTATGATTGGTGATAAAGCTCTTGACCCGGCAGCAACCTATACACTGGCAACTAATGATTTTACAGCTGTCGGCGGTGATGAGTACACGATGTTTGCCAAATATCCGACAACCGGGATGTACGGTGCGCTGGATGAAGCGTTGATCAACTACATGCAGAAGCTTGGCGCAGTGGATATGCAAACCGATGGCCGCATCAGCGAAGGCGACAAATCCGCTGCCCAGCCGGAAGAAACACCAATAACTGAAATTCCAGCTCCTGTTCCAACACCTGAACCAACGAAACCTCAACCAGAGAAACCAAAACCCGAGAAACCTGTTAAGCCAGCACCAGATAAACCAACTCCAGCCCCTGCTAAACTGCATATTGTAAAATCAGGAGAATCTCTCTACTCGATCTCCAAACAATATGGAACAACTTGGCAGGCACTGCAGAAGCTGAATAAAATCAAAAATCCACACCGAATCTATCCAGGTCAAACTTTGAAATTGCCAGCTGCTTCTTAA
- a CDS encoding response regulator transcription factor, producing the protein MPITILLADDHAMVRRGLHVFLKTQQDMKVVGEASNGQEALALAQELRPDVVLMDLHMPVMDGIETARHLRSLLPDTRIIVLTSFSDQDHVVPAVRAGVKGYLLKDIEPEDLAIAIRNVYSGQVELHPAAAGQLMHVMASMDTLSESLCAAQDGNNAASLPRLDQETIPQAVQNSGSSKSSQWSETGVLSELSKTGLSILTRREREVLGLLTQGLSNKEIAVRLVITEKTVKTHVSHLLDKLGLADRTQAALHAVRNGWEL; encoded by the coding sequence ATGCCGATTACAATTTTACTTGCCGATGATCACGCGATGGTCAGACGGGGCCTGCATGTTTTTCTGAAAACACAGCAGGATATGAAGGTGGTTGGTGAAGCGTCCAACGGACAGGAAGCTTTGGCACTGGCGCAGGAGCTGCGACCGGACGTGGTGCTGATGGACCTTCACATGCCCGTTATGGATGGGATCGAAACAGCCAGACACCTGCGCAGTCTGCTGCCCGATACACGGATCATCGTGCTGACTTCCTTCTCGGACCAGGATCATGTTGTTCCTGCTGTTCGTGCAGGCGTGAAGGGTTATCTGCTCAAAGATATTGAACCGGAGGATTTAGCCATTGCGATTCGGAATGTATATTCAGGCCAGGTCGAACTTCATCCGGCGGCCGCAGGTCAATTGATGCATGTTATGGCGTCTATGGATACGCTGTCCGAGTCTCTGTGCGCAGCACAAGATGGAAACAATGCAGCTTCTCTACCGCGTTTAGATCAAGAGACGATCCCGCAGGCTGTTCAAAACAGCGGATCAAGTAAGTCAAGTCAATGGAGCGAAACAGGCGTGTTGTCCGAATTGTCAAAGACTGGCCTGAGTATACTCACTCGCCGTGAACGGGAAGTGCTGGGACTGCTCACCCAAGGACTGAGCAATAAGGAGATTGCAGTTCGACTTGTCATTACGGAAAAAACGGTAAAAACACATGTCAGTCATCTACTGGATAAGTTAGGCTTGGCAGACCGCACACAGGCAGCACTTCATGCTGTCCGGAATGGCTGGGAACTGTGA
- a CDS encoding GAF domain-containing sensor histidine kinase: MPEEVGMQEMATLKTIAETLNTSNDLSLMLDKVVGKLLELTGLSAGWLFLIDERGEYTCVSDYNLPPALMRNDKEPMRTGTCWCVNRFRDGRLQYAVNIINCKRLEDAVEFKWGDTSDITHHATVPLRSGEQMLGLLNVAAPDKVHFSDSELALLQAVAYQIGSAMERMRLYRAEQRRAQLYARLGDFGAALSLTVNECTETDALPGTVVRLLGKHFDCPFAALIKQTDERFHIQAVYADGHVSMGAAAPLSLEGTRLMDRIIDHYRAAVLTADELVDIFGPDQLELNSRQFGTGIGVPLPYPSPEEPGVLVIGTGTRSLGLIRADSEVMEALAEHIIAARESLKLADHRRELARLEERNRLARDLHDSVNQILFSLSLTARGAESMLSGTEPRHPAAEAMKDIRALSQEALKEMRALIMQLRPAGLEAGLLSALQEYGTKQGLQVVADRIGIRSIPRVMEEGLWRIGQEALNNIRKHAEVSTANILLECNEHEAKLTISDRGKGGAKRRKPSSENSLGLSIMRERAQSLGGRLEIWSSSRKGTTVTAVIPLPYESE; the protein is encoded by the coding sequence ATGCCGGAAGAGGTTGGAATGCAGGAGATGGCAACGCTGAAGACCATTGCGGAAACATTGAATACCTCCAATGATCTCAGCCTGATGTTGGATAAGGTTGTTGGCAAATTACTTGAACTGACCGGGTTATCTGCAGGCTGGCTTTTTCTGATCGACGAACGCGGAGAATATACCTGTGTCTCGGATTATAATCTGCCTCCGGCATTGATGCGAAATGACAAAGAGCCGATGCGTACAGGAACATGCTGGTGTGTCAATCGTTTCCGGGATGGCAGGCTGCAGTACGCGGTTAACATCATTAACTGCAAGCGCTTGGAGGATGCGGTGGAATTCAAGTGGGGGGATACATCCGATATTACCCACCATGCCACAGTTCCGCTGCGTTCGGGCGAACAGATGTTGGGACTGCTTAATGTGGCTGCGCCTGACAAGGTGCATTTTAGCGATAGCGAGCTGGCACTTCTACAGGCGGTTGCCTATCAGATCGGCAGTGCGATGGAGCGGATGCGGCTGTATCGTGCAGAGCAGCGCCGGGCTCAGCTGTATGCCAGACTGGGGGATTTCGGTGCAGCATTAAGTCTTACAGTCAATGAATGCACAGAGACAGATGCATTGCCTGGCACCGTGGTAAGGCTGCTGGGAAAACATTTTGACTGCCCGTTTGCTGCACTGATTAAACAGACGGATGAAAGATTTCATATACAGGCAGTTTATGCGGATGGTCACGTAAGCATGGGTGCAGCAGCCCCCCTTTCACTGGAAGGGACACGTCTTATGGATCGTATCATTGATCATTATCGTGCAGCCGTGCTGACAGCAGATGAACTGGTTGACATATTCGGCCCGGATCAACTTGAACTGAATTCGCGACAGTTTGGAACCGGAATTGGTGTACCGCTGCCCTACCCTTCACCGGAGGAACCTGGTGTGCTGGTTATTGGCACAGGGACACGATCCCTGGGTCTGATCAGAGCAGACAGCGAAGTGATGGAGGCTTTGGCAGAGCACATTATCGCTGCCCGAGAGAGCTTGAAGCTTGCAGATCACAGACGTGAATTGGCAAGGCTTGAAGAACGGAATCGGCTTGCCCGGGACCTGCATGATTCGGTCAATCAGATTTTGTTCTCTTTATCGTTGACGGCGAGAGGTGCAGAAAGTATGCTGTCGGGCACGGAGCCGAGGCATCCGGCAGCCGAAGCCATGAAAGATATACGAGCTTTATCTCAGGAGGCGCTCAAGGAAATGCGTGCGCTTATTATGCAGCTTCGTCCAGCTGGACTGGAGGCCGGACTGCTGAGTGCACTGCAGGAGTATGGAACCAAACAGGGGCTTCAAGTGGTCGCTGACCGAATAGGGATACGCTCTATTCCACGTGTCATGGAAGAAGGGTTATGGCGTATCGGTCAAGAGGCGCTTAACAATATTCGAAAGCACGCAGAAGTGTCTACCGCAAACATTCTACTTGAGTGTAATGAACACGAAGCGAAGCTCACGATCTCGGATCGGGGAAAGGGGGGCGCCAAACGGCGTAAACCATCCTCTGAAAACTCACTGGGCTTATCGATTATGAGAGAGCGTGCACAATCGCTGGGCGGCAGGCTGGAAATATGGAGTTCTTCACGGAAAGGAACAACCGTAACGGCAGTCATACCACTTCCATATGAATCTGAATAA
- a CDS encoding NADPH-dependent FMN reductase, giving the protein MNIVILAGSNRKNATSTRLGEYAAEIIRAQGHEAHLFNLYEKPLPFYAPDEKQDTDEHLAALNALMLAADAVILSSPEYHGSISGVLKNALDHLSQAHFSGKPVLSISSAGGAVGVSSLTQMQTMVRNLHGINAPEWISIGGAQRRRFEAALDGYEEFEGSQDVEDRVQRVLGSFLNLAQTLTAAKKAL; this is encoded by the coding sequence ATGAATATCGTAATTTTGGCAGGCAGCAATCGAAAAAACGCAACCAGCACACGTTTGGGTGAATATGCAGCAGAGATTATTCGAGCACAGGGGCATGAAGCCCACTTGTTTAATCTATATGAAAAACCGCTGCCGTTCTACGCTCCGGATGAAAAACAGGATACAGACGAGCATTTGGCTGCTTTGAATGCCTTGATGCTTGCAGCAGATGCTGTTATTTTATCCAGCCCGGAGTACCACGGCAGTATCAGCGGTGTGCTTAAAAATGCGCTGGACCATCTCAGTCAGGCACATTTCAGTGGTAAACCGGTTCTGTCGATCAGCTCTGCCGGAGGAGCAGTGGGCGTAAGTTCGCTTACCCAGATGCAGACGATGGTTCGCAATCTGCACGGCATCAATGCCCCGGAATGGATCTCCATTGGGGGAGCACAGCGCAGACGTTTTGAAGCAGCACTGGATGGATACGAGGAATTCGAGGGAAGCCAGGATGTCGAGGACAGGGTACAGCGAGTGCTGGGTTCATTTTTGAATCTGGCTCAGACGTTAACGGCCGCAAAGAAGGCACTGTAG